In Rhopalosiphum padi isolate XX-2018 chromosome 3, ASM2088224v1, whole genome shotgun sequence, the genomic stretch gcataaatcatatatattaaaatacctgttataatactatattctgTTAAAcagtttcaattttattacgATACAAAACATTAGGCCACTCGTTTGTATTGAAGTTTATTCTTTAATCGTTTTTCGgttgtgattttaaaatattgtttagtattttcTCTTTTACAacatttcaaatacaataatgttataatatcatacttttttattgaaaataagtatttactttatattttaatagtaatatcgaccacttatttcttttaaattaagtaacaaCGTAGTCTACGgaagtttgaatatttatttcgatatatatatagtttttttttaaatagataccaacaacatttttaaatgataaaagttaaattatataaattcaatattttgacgtgccttttatttttatcaatatttatagaaatttactACTTTTACAAAGATGTCTCATATCAATAATTTCAAGACAATGTTGACCATTGCCATGGTTGTGGGTGTAGCGCTTGCTGCTCCCAGTGCAGACAAATCTGATCAGAGTAACGtgagtaatattttaatcatattcgtttaatataatatgttaataattgtgtTGTGAAATTTTTCGACACGTAAGTTTATTTAATGGTTAAATCGTTAATACcagataattacaaatttaataaaaattgggATTAAACTTGGTGGTAAATTGTTCGAATTACTGGCTTATTTCGCCCCACTAATAGCTCGACAAATCGAATACGGTGCGCTTCAGagtcttttaaacattttagtaccAGGTGGATATCACTGTCACACCTTGTAATAATCCCTCGGTACACTATAACCTATACCAAATATACTCTGCACAGTGCAGCTATACAAAAACATCTAGCCGTGATGtggattatagaatattaatattatacgcatgcGGCgtatcaatattgaatattgcatGTGACAGGTATGGTGAAAACCATAAATGTACGAATATACCTACAAGCCTAGGCACGTAACTTGAACGTAATGGCTGACGATCgagattgaaattataaatcatgaaaAATGAAAACGGCTATATCGATACCAATGCGCTGACACATATCTCGCGATATACACGTATTTTATAacaaacgtatataataatattattatatacatctatGCACGTATATACGCGATGACGTGTGTCGTGTATTGTTATCTATGTATGAATATCGAACCGTATTTAAGTGTTATTTTGAGcagtttttaagtataaattatttaatgatttaaccATCAAAGAACCACGAGTCTCACcactataataagtattatataacgCAGTTGCAAACAACTAAAAAATGtcctaaattttcaaattatatactttattttatacctgcatataatttttaaaaaaatttaatttttcacttcGCATacctaaatattgaaatatggcAAAATGGTATGGTGAGGTGGTCCAGAACTCCGTACACAAGAACTCCTCCTGGTTGCATAATTGATACAATGGCCTTGCGGACGATACGTAGGCTCATAGATTCATAGATTATCCCGCTGACTTGCGCACAAGGACATGATAGGCTGATGGGcattatagataatagatatatatatacccacTAACGAACGCTTATCGTTCCGGTTGTTGGTTCGTGCTAATTATGCTTATTAGTccacgaaaatattatttatacacacatataatattatattattaaatcattcgTACGCGTATCACGAAATGAATATGAATTTTAAGCGATTTCTTCATCAAGGctcgtatattatagttattataatattataatcacgccATCGTGGTGGTCtttgttattagtgttattacgcTCGATTTCCCATATTACACGTCGTTGTACTCAAGTAAATCCACTTAGtacttaaagtataattatatttatattcacgtATGTGCACATTCAACAACACTCGATGTTACTAAATCGCATTGTATGGTTTTTCTCATGTAATTCTCACACATTTGATCGATTGACAGTGTTGAGAAATTCACATCCGTCCGTGTATATACCAATCACTAATTGTACCTAGACGCTTCACAatgacgacaataatattataataaatagcagGTATATAGAAATAAGTTAGTAGGGTGTAACATTGAGGCCGTTGACGCGAACCTCATttctacataattaataataattatacactattatGCAGTGCGTGTTACAAAATTCTCAACGGCCGTTAAAGTCTCTCGTGCTTCTTATTCACGGTCGCATCCATTCACTTTATTCCGTCAACATTAccacacttttttttttctgaggGGACATTTTAAGCAAGTAACGCAGTAATGCGTCTTCAACAAGTACCTattgattttaaacaattatagttTCTACATACAAAAATGCTggtcttatattatatgcaagtATAGTttctataagtaggtacattaagAGAGTAGGTAAATGACTAATTCagtttcaacaaaatattgatCTACATAGATAAATCgtcgtaaaaataaaacgatactTTAAATATACGTAGTGAGAATAgagaatatatataaactacGAATCTATAACTAGTTTAACATAATACATGTGTCATTAGAAACATTTTCGTTTACAGGAAATCATTCAATCCGGATCGTTCATCAGCAAAAACGGTGACTCCGTGTCCGCATCTTGGGGAGGTTTCCACGCGGCTGCTTCCCTGGCTGACGACGGTAGTGCTGTTGCTTCCGCCGGCGGAAACGGTCTTGGTGCCGGTGCTGGATACGGTACAGGAGGTGCTGGAGCCGGAGCCGGTGTCGGATTCGTCGGTGCTAGCGACTTTGCGTCGACCGGAGGGCCAATGAAGCCGGCTGTCGGAGGATACGGTAACAGCGGAAAACCCGATTCGCATTACTCGGGAGTTGGAGCTGTAGCCGGACCCGGAGTCGGCGGCAACGCCGGCGGTTTATTCGACAGAATTTTCGCCGTAAGTtgtcatgtattataatatcattgtgtacGTCATATTATAAGGTATACGATACCACAATAGGTACAAAgtgtcattaaaaattatttaaaattatctgcaCGAACCTGTACGATATGACTGCGTAACGCAGTAAACGCGCTCATTAAATACTGTTTATGTGTGCAAGAAAACGGATACAGTTTGTGCGTACATAATAACACAATgtctgtatgtataatattaaacagcaTACATGCGCGTGTACGCCTATATACAATAACTAACACttatacctaatacataattattacctTATAGAAATCGCTTGATTCGGTTATGTGTTTTTTTGATGTTTAGATTCCCATCAATGTATTACAGTCTGTCAATACGTACTTAAACCAGAAACAAATGCATCAAGGACAAACAGGTATACATTCgcaataatagaaataataaacgaATAGGTTTTTGTACACGcacaaataaatatcataatatacaatattatgtatgtgtgtgtgtgtgtacatatacCAGTTTTCGCTCGCGTGTATATTATCGTTGTTGGtcgatattatactttatatcattataatgtattagttatacatcgtatacaattattgatattCGTTTCTTTTTCCATGTTCTACAGGAGCCGTTCACGGTCACCACCAGAGCAGCGGTGTCGCCTCCTCCGCTTCCGCATCCGCCGTGTCTGGCAGTGCCACGTACGGCAGCGATGACAAAGTTCCGGTAGCGACTTTCGTCGGTGCCGATTACGGACACGAGTCTGCTGGAGCCTCCGTACACGGAAAAGCCGGAGCTCCCATGATGGTACacacaaaaacaaattacaatgaaatattcAACGTACGTGTTGTGTGTGACGGTGGTGATGTAgtagtatacacacacacgcctAACTTGGTTCTAACcatctaataacaataataataataactaaactcGACTTGTTATACAATAAGTTTAAAATCGTTTTCATACAAACACAGTAaacgtataatacattaatacgcaTACGGTGATGGTGATGGCATCAATTAGtcactaaaataattgtaatatcatcatcatcttcatatttattataatatcatcataatattacataaaaataataatataatatccacatTGTCGTgttaacgttattattatgtctagGCAATATTTACCGCTGAGAATAAAATTACACTTGGACTGTTttcgttaatatttttagatccCGATCACCGCATTGAGATCCGTCCAGAACCTGTTGAACGGTTAACTCGTCGCAGTGACCAAATCATGATGGTGGTGGTTGGAAGGATGTTGAAGGACTTAACGTAGTCGAAGGACTATGTTATGTACAACGGCGGTGTCCACTGAAGTCGGCGCTCGACGACGcaaccacacacacacaatctctctctctttctcgcTCACACACACTCACATACAAACACACAACACACACCCACACACAGTCTTCATCGTTATAGAGCATTGTaatctgtaatattatttattacaatagtgTGTAACGTGTAGTCTATATGTAGCTTTGTGCTGTGTgtacatactatttttatatttattattattattattattattatttttttttttagtatacaatataatattatatttgtatatacacctatatgtagtgatttttttttaaacgtaagaCACCTATGTAATATACAGACGTGTCTTGTGACGAATAAATcacaccatatattatatacatatatttctatattatataacatattattgtaatagtatatatatatagtaatgtttttcttttattcatACTACAACACTGATTATTCATTATGTATGCATGTGAAGTACtatgaaatgttattaaaagcattaagtaataatatagtaatactatGCATGTATATTACGTATGTACCTACCGCTGGCTAATTTTTGTATTCaaagtattttttctattattattattattattatttatacgtgatttttaaataatcattgaataaaaatatgtttttaatttatattcttgtTATAATACCATACtacgattataattattgtggtgATAATTGATGTTATGgactattaataatcaatacataGTATAAACAACAACgtagtaaaacaaaatacaatacaatacaaaaacGAAATGAAACTAGAAAGTCACTTTGCAGTTTGCACTTTGGCTATATTAGGTGTTGATAGTGTACCTTGTCAGTCATCATAGAGTCGGTCACATTGTAGTAATGGatgtgttgaatttaaataaaatgatttatcatcgtataatatatatatattatatactatatactatatactataatatacagtgtatataCGATGAACAACGTAATCGAGCGCAGACGGTCTTCcaacaaatatttaactatattgtaCTAGTTGTATGTACCCGACTTCGCTgagaaaaatatgaacaaacaTAAAACATGGCATTGTATTGATGTATTTCGGTTTTAGTGTATCTCAGTTCACGAGCGAATCGGCATTGGTGTACAACGCTTTGACAACTAATTCGACTGTAATGAAAAATCTAAATGTGGCGCATTGGATTTACACTTGATATACCTAATTACCctctaaacttttaaaatacttcTAAGTACAGTCTCTGAAACTATCGTGAAAATTGGTCGAGAGATTTTTGAGCCTATAAGCTACATACATTTAGGCTACATTACATTTTTGTCGTGAATTTGGATAACCATTCTTTGAGATTTGCAGGTACAAACAATTTAAGTCATTTTTGACTCAATACGTTGAacaattcagaaaaaaatttagatttttttggtaaaatactCTTAAGTCGTATTGATAACGATTATCTCCTAAATATTATGTGgtattatagtagtattttCGGATAGTTGAATTATCGTTTGGTCACCTCGTGCATACTTATAGTAacactgtttttaaatttaaacgtttgGACAAGTAAAAATACCTCAAGTCAAGTTACGATTTTAAAACcactttacaaaataaatattttaagtggtacaatatacataagttgacataaatatttaatctttatttaatatgaCTTAAGATATTAGTACCGGGTGAAAACACAATACTATTGTacttaaacttatttaattaaaaatgtaaaaaataaaacatttttaacctaTTGGTTAGTAATAAAATGCGAAAACATTATCTTACTTTACATTCTAATATTgtttcacataaaaatataaatatgaaattaatatcaatagatgcataattttttatttgtacctaCTACTAAAATGTTACTGTTTTTAGTCTAGTTAAACCTTTAGTAgtgcattaattaaattattaaatacagagAACAATAATTTAAGTAGCAACCGGttgtaatatacttattacttatagaaAAAGAGATTTGCGCGTTCAATCGTAAAAAATCGTcacctttataatatttgaatacatttaaaattctaaaatgtaattaacttttctatcaataatattatggtaggttaagttaaaaaaataaattaaatatagtaataaattattaatatatttaaaatgtcatatgaTAGTACTAACTATCATTACCTTATAAGTCAATATTCACATACTCTATAACTTTAGAATGTTGTTAATAAGTTCGTGGGATCatggtttaaaattttaaatagcttcaagtttatttaaatgtgttgaACATTTTGTtgatacacaataaataaataatacacggaaaaacggtaaataataatatacttagtaatggCCAGTTTCAAATTTctacgaataatttttttaattagatttagatacaacaaaataataggtaactctgatcattatttttcattaatatatcaaattcCGTAAAACCTTAATatggctataaaaaaaaaattaagcctattgattttgagattttaaaattGGTATATACCAAGAAAactgtaaacatttatttttgatacctatttattaatatctgaAATTACAATACTGTTAGGaatcttgtttttaatttttaaactttttgaccAAGTATACAGCTTTTATAAACAGTGATTAtagagaaaaataaacaaattcaaaaattttaaagggctatagtatagaaaatatagcttaaaaatttaagtatattcgAAAATCATCACGTTGTTTCTttgtgtatactattattattgataatttatgtaaaagtgATAGTAATAGtttttgcaataaaaaataaattttataataaatacgataaatTAGCAGGTACATGATAGATATAGTTGTTAAACATCGATCACTTTgacaaaaacatatttagtaAAGGACACTTtcttttagataatttaaatgaaattatacgaataataaaaataaaaaaaatatgagaacTTGCTTTgctgtatattaattttgattgcaCCTTTAAAATGAGTATGCCAGGTATGTCAGTATAATGGATATAAATGACAATCTGGATTTAACGATACTACATTatattcgaaaaataattatgtatgtcgaaataattttaacaaaactatcacttatatatattatatatagcttatatttaatataaatattttgaatatttcattattatacatacaaataattagaTGAAATACA encodes the following:
- the LOC132924583 gene encoding uncharacterized protein LOC132924583 isoform X2 encodes the protein MSHINNFKTMLTIAMVVGVALAAPSADKSDQSNEIIQSGSFISKNGDSVSASWGGFHAAASLADDGSAVASAGGNGLGAGAGYGTGGAGAGAGVGFVGASDFASTGGPMKPAVGGYGNSGKPDSHYSGVGAVAGPGVGGNAGGLFDRIFAIPINVLQSVNTYLNQKQMHQGQTGAVHGHHQSSGVASSASASAVSGSATYGSDDKVPVATFVGADYGHESAGASVHGKAGAPMMIPITALRSVQNLLNG
- the LOC132924583 gene encoding uncharacterized protein LOC132924583 isoform X1, encoding MSHINNFKTMLTIAMVVGVALAAPSADKSDQSNEIIQSGSFISKNGDSVSASWGGFHAAASLADDGSAVASAGGNGLGAGAGYGTGGAGAGAGVGFVGASDFASTGGPMKPAVGGYGNSGKPDSHYSGVGAVAGPGVGGNAGGLFDRIFAIPINVLQSVNTYLNQKQMHQGQTGAVHGHHQSSGVASSASASAVSGSATYGSDDKVPVATFVGADYGHESAGASVHGKAGAPMMVHTKTNYNEIFNIPITALRSVQNLLNG